From a single Myxococcota bacterium genomic region:
- the tgt gene encoding tRNA guanosine(34) transglycosylase Tgt has translation MSDPRRFEVTQRDGDARAGLLGTAHGVVRTPTFMPVATYGAVRGVTTEQLAQAGAQILLANTYHLHERPGEDIVAAHGGLGGFAGWDGPWLTDSGGFQVTSLSDRARVDEDGVTFSSPVDGRRRALTPEGVVAIQEALGSDIAMVLDECVPPDPSADLRVRAATERTLRWAERSIAAHKRPDQWLFGIVQGGALPALRRESATATHGLGFRGFAHGGLGLGEDPDARDELVALTHAALPETAPRYLMGLGKPADLVRAIGLGVDLFDCVLPTRHARHAVLFTSQGLLRLKNARYREDTAPPDPACDCFTCARFSRSYLRHLLRSGEVLGVTLASIHNLRFYLRLMERARDGIMAGTFDALRAEILALDTAEPA, from the coding sequence ATGAGCGACCCGCGACGCTTCGAAGTGACGCAACGCGACGGGGACGCGCGGGCGGGTCTCCTGGGCACGGCCCATGGCGTGGTGCGCACCCCGACGTTCATGCCGGTGGCCACCTACGGCGCGGTGCGAGGCGTGACCACCGAGCAGCTGGCTCAGGCGGGTGCGCAGATCCTGCTCGCCAACACCTACCACCTCCACGAACGGCCGGGCGAGGACATCGTCGCGGCCCACGGCGGGCTCGGTGGGTTCGCGGGCTGGGACGGTCCCTGGCTCACCGACAGCGGCGGGTTCCAGGTCACCTCCCTCTCCGACCGCGCGCGGGTCGACGAGGACGGCGTCACCTTCTCCTCGCCGGTCGACGGGCGCCGCCGCGCGCTGACGCCCGAAGGTGTCGTCGCCATCCAGGAAGCCCTGGGTTCGGACATCGCCATGGTGCTGGACGAGTGCGTCCCACCCGACCCGTCCGCCGACCTGCGCGTGCGCGCCGCCACCGAGCGCACGCTGCGCTGGGCCGAACGCTCGATCGCCGCCCACAAACGGCCCGACCAGTGGCTCTTCGGCATCGTCCAGGGCGGCGCCCTGCCCGCCCTGCGACGCGAGAGTGCTACCGCCACCCACGGCCTGGGCTTCCGCGGCTTCGCCCACGGTGGGCTGGGTCTGGGGGAAGACCCCGACGCCCGCGACGAGCTGGTGGCGCTCACCCACGCCGCACTCCCCGAGACGGCTCCCCGCTACCTGATGGGCCTCGGGAAACCCGCCGACCTGGTGCGGGCGATCGGGCTCGGCGTCGACCTCTTCGACTGCGTGCTGCCGACCCGCCACGCGCGCCATGCCGTGCTCTTCACCAGCCAGGGGCTCCTGCGCCTGAAGAATGCCCGCTATCGCGAGGACACGGCGCCGCCGGACCCCGCCTGCGACTGCTTCACGTGCGCGCGTTTCAGCCGGAGCTACCTGCGGCACCTGCTCCGCAGCGGCGAGGTGCTGGGAGTCACCCTCGCCTCGATCCACAATCTGCGCTTCTACCTACGTCTGATGGAGCGGGCCCGCGACGGGATCATGGCTGGGACGTTCGACGCCCTGCGCGCCGAGATCCTCGCCCTCGATACCGCCGAGCCCGCCTAG